The proteins below are encoded in one region of Mycobacterium pseudokansasii:
- a CDS encoding acid phosphatase has product MGIHEHRLLLVRHGDTEWSDSGQHTGRTDIELTEAGRIQAELAGKALGELDLDNPLVISSPRKRALTTAELAGLTVDEISPLIAEWDYGAYEGLTTAQIREVEPDWLVWTHGCPDGESVAQVSERADRAVALALEHLASRDVVFVGHSHFSRAVITRWVELPLVEGTRFYMHTASVSICGFEHGIRQLCALGVKGYPGN; this is encoded by the coding sequence ATGGGCATACACGAACACCGGCTCCTGCTGGTCCGCCACGGCGACACGGAGTGGTCAGATTCGGGCCAGCACACCGGCCGAACCGATATCGAGCTGACCGAAGCCGGCCGGATACAGGCTGAGCTGGCCGGAAAGGCTCTGGGCGAACTCGATCTCGACAACCCACTGGTGATCAGTAGCCCACGTAAGCGGGCGCTGACCACCGCCGAGTTGGCCGGGCTGACGGTCGATGAAATATCTCCACTGATCGCCGAATGGGACTACGGCGCCTACGAGGGGCTGACGACCGCCCAGATCCGCGAAGTCGAACCAGACTGGCTGGTGTGGACGCACGGATGCCCCGACGGTGAGAGCGTCGCGCAGGTCAGCGAGCGCGCTGACCGGGCTGTCGCGCTGGCACTGGAACACCTGGCGTCACGCGACGTCGTGTTCGTCGGCCACAGCCACTTTTCGCGGGCGGTGATCACCCGCTGGGTCGAGCTACCGCTCGTCGAGGGCACCCGCTTTTACATGCACACCGCTTCGGTCAGCATCTGCGGATTCGAACACGGGATACGCCAGCTCTGCGCGCTCGGAGTGAAGGGGTATCCCGGCAATTGA
- a CDS encoding ParA family protein — translation MTETRVLAVANQKGGVAKTTTVASLGAAMVDKGRRVLLVDLDPQGCLTFSLGQDPDKLPVSVHEVLLGEVEPNTALVTTMEGMALLPANIDLAGAEAMLLMRAGREYALKRALAKLSDQFDVVIVDCPPSLGVLTLNGLTAADEVIVPLQCETLAHRGVGQLLRTVADVQQITNPNLRLLGALPTLYDSRTTHTRDVLLDVADRYGLPVLAPPIPRTVRFAEASASGSSVMAGRKNKGAVAYRDLAQALLKHWKSGKPLPTFAVEL, via the coding sequence GTGACAGAGACCCGGGTACTGGCGGTGGCCAACCAGAAGGGCGGGGTGGCCAAGACGACGACGGTCGCCTCGCTCGGCGCGGCGATGGTGGATAAGGGTCGGCGGGTGCTACTCGTCGACCTGGATCCGCAGGGTTGTTTGACGTTCTCGCTTGGTCAGGACCCCGACAAGTTGCCGGTGTCCGTGCACGAGGTGCTGCTCGGGGAAGTGGAGCCGAACACCGCGCTGGTGACCACCATGGAAGGAATGGCGCTGCTGCCGGCCAACATCGACTTGGCCGGCGCCGAGGCGATGTTGTTGATGCGTGCCGGCCGGGAGTATGCGCTCAAACGGGCGCTGGCCAAACTCTCCGATCAGTTCGACGTGGTCATCGTCGACTGTCCGCCGTCGTTGGGGGTGCTCACGCTCAACGGACTCACGGCCGCCGACGAAGTCATTGTTCCGTTGCAGTGCGAGACGCTGGCCCACCGCGGTGTTGGACAGCTCCTGCGCACCGTCGCTGACGTTCAGCAGATCACCAACCCGAATCTGCGGTTGCTGGGGGCACTACCTACCCTCTATGACTCCCGAACCACCCATACCCGCGACGTGCTGCTCGATGTCGCCGATCGCTACGGCCTGCCGGTGCTGGCCCCACCGATTCCGCGCACGGTGCGCTTCGCCGAGGCCAGCGCATCGGGCTCGTCGGTCATGGCCGGGCGCAAGAACAAGGGCGCGGTGGCCTATCGCGATTTGGCCCAGGCGCTACTGAAGCACTGGAAGTCGGGCAAGCCGCTGCCCACATTCGCTGTAGAGCTTTAG
- a CDS encoding DEAD/DEAH box helicase has product MTALKSTTEHSFAQLGVRDEIVRALREKGIEHPFAIQELTLPLALAGEDVIGQARTGMGKTFAFGVPLLQRITSETAVRPLTGTPRALVVVPTRELCLQVTDDLATAAKYLTAEETRRLAVVSIYGGRAYEPQVEALRAGADVVVGTPGRLLDLSQQGHLQLGGLSVLVLDEADEMLDLGFLPDIERILRQIPAERQSMLFSATMPDPIITLARTFMVQPTHIRAEAPHSLAVHDTTEQFVYRAHALDKVELVTRILQARDRGATMIFTRTKRTAQKVADELNERGFVVGAVHGDLGQIAREKALKAFRGGDINVLVATDVAARGIDIDDVTHVINYQCPEDEKMYVHRIGRTGRAGRTGVAVTLVDWDELERWTMIDKALGLGSPEPAETYSNSPHLYAELSIPAEAAGTVGTPRASQPKRRATDQDGQPSVTARSGARRRQRTRGGKPITGHPATGPANEAAAEPGSGSGSGSPSANAGNTRRRRRRRKPACVPDNATASAN; this is encoded by the coding sequence ATGACTGCACTCAAAAGCACAACCGAACATAGCTTTGCCCAACTCGGAGTCCGCGACGAAATTGTGCGCGCACTGCGGGAAAAGGGCATCGAGCATCCCTTTGCTATCCAAGAACTCACCCTGCCCCTGGCGCTGGCCGGCGAAGATGTGATCGGCCAAGCCCGAACCGGCATGGGCAAGACTTTCGCGTTCGGCGTGCCGCTGCTGCAGCGCATAACCTCCGAAACCGCAGTGCGGCCGCTCACCGGCACCCCGCGGGCCTTGGTGGTGGTGCCCACCCGAGAGTTGTGCCTGCAGGTCACCGATGACCTGGCCACCGCGGCCAAGTACCTCACCGCCGAGGAAACTCGTCGCTTGGCGGTGGTCTCCATTTACGGAGGGCGGGCCTACGAGCCCCAGGTCGAGGCGCTGCGCGCCGGCGCCGACGTCGTTGTGGGCACCCCGGGCCGGCTGCTTGACCTGTCCCAGCAGGGCCATCTGCAGCTGGGCGGACTGTCGGTGCTGGTACTCGACGAGGCCGACGAGATGCTGGACCTGGGCTTTCTACCCGACATCGAGCGCATCCTTCGGCAGATCCCGGCCGAGCGGCAATCGATGCTGTTCTCGGCGACCATGCCGGACCCGATCATCACCCTGGCTCGCACCTTCATGGTCCAGCCGACACATATCCGGGCCGAGGCACCGCACTCCCTGGCCGTGCACGACACCACCGAGCAGTTCGTCTACCGCGCCCACGCCCTGGACAAGGTGGAGCTGGTCACCCGGATCCTGCAGGCCCGCGACCGCGGCGCCACGATGATCTTCACCCGCACCAAGCGCACCGCCCAGAAGGTTGCCGACGAGCTGAACGAGCGCGGCTTCGTGGTCGGCGCCGTGCACGGTGACCTCGGGCAGATAGCGCGTGAAAAGGCGCTCAAGGCCTTCCGCGGCGGCGACATCAACGTGCTGGTCGCCACAGACGTGGCCGCGCGCGGCATCGACATCGACGACGTCACCCACGTCATCAACTACCAGTGCCCCGAGGACGAGAAGATGTACGTCCACCGCATCGGGCGCACGGGCCGGGCCGGACGCACCGGCGTCGCGGTCACCCTGGTGGACTGGGACGAGCTGGAGCGCTGGACGATGATCGACAAGGCACTGGGCCTGGGCTCCCCCGAGCCCGCCGAAACCTACTCCAACTCACCGCACCTGTATGCCGAGCTGTCCATCCCGGCCGAGGCCGCCGGGACCGTCGGCACCCCACGCGCGTCGCAGCCCAAGCGCCGCGCCACGGATCAGGACGGCCAGCCGTCGGTAACCGCTCGCTCAGGCGCGAGGCGTCGGCAGCGCACCCGCGGCGGCAAACCGATCACCGGGCATCCCGCCACGGGCCCGGCGAATGAGGCCGCCGCAGAGCCGGGGTCCGGTTCCGGGTCGGGGTCCCCCTCGGCCAACGCCGGGAACACCCGACGCCGGCGTCGACGCCGCAAGCCCGCCTGCGTCCCGGACAACGCCACCGCCTCGGCCAACTAA
- a CDS encoding ferritin-like fold-containing protein has protein sequence MTSPTSADQVADSTRPRLAADHPGVNELFALLAYGEVAAFYRLTDEARMAPNLQGRISMASIAAAEMAHYELLRDALQRRGVDVVPAMSKYVSALENYHRLTMPSTWLEALVKTYVGDALAADLYLQIADGLPDEVADVVRAALAETGHSQFVVAEVRAAVTSSGKQRSRLALWSRRLLGEAITQAQLLLADHDELVDLVVAGSGGLGQLSAFFERLQQTHDQRMRELGLA, from the coding sequence ATGACTTCGCCCACATCCGCCGACCAGGTGGCCGATTCGACCAGGCCACGCTTAGCGGCGGACCATCCCGGCGTCAACGAGTTGTTCGCGCTGCTGGCCTATGGCGAGGTGGCGGCCTTTTACCGGCTGACCGACGAGGCGCGGATGGCGCCGAATCTGCAGGGGCGGATCTCCATGGCCAGCATCGCGGCCGCCGAAATGGCGCACTACGAGCTATTGCGCGATGCCCTGCAGCGTCGCGGTGTCGACGTGGTGCCGGCGATGTCGAAGTACGTGTCGGCATTGGAGAACTACCACCGGCTGACGATGCCCAGTACGTGGCTGGAAGCCTTGGTGAAGACCTACGTCGGTGACGCACTGGCCGCGGACTTGTACCTGCAGATCGCCGACGGACTGCCGGATGAGGTTGCCGACGTGGTGCGGGCGGCACTGGCCGAGACCGGGCACTCCCAGTTCGTGGTCGCCGAGGTGCGTGCCGCGGTCACCAGCAGCGGCAAACAGCGCAGCCGGCTTGCGCTGTGGTCACGCCGACTGCTCGGCGAGGCAATCACGCAGGCCCAATTGCTGCTCGCCGACCACGACGAACTGGTCGACTTGGTGGTGGCGGGCTCCGGCGGTCTGGGCCAGCTCAGCGCCTTTTTCGAACGTCTGCAGCAGACACACGACCAAAGGATGCGCGAACTCGGCCTGGCCTGA
- a CDS encoding DUF3107 domain-containing protein, translated as MEVKIGITDSPRELVFASAQTPDEVEELVGAALREDSGLLSLSDDRGRRFLIDAAKIAYVEIGVADARRVGFGIGADAARR; from the coding sequence GTGGAGGTCAAGATCGGTATCACGGACAGTCCGCGCGAGCTGGTCTTCGCCAGTGCACAGACCCCCGATGAGGTCGAAGAACTCGTCGGCGCAGCGCTGCGTGAGGATTCGGGTCTGCTGAGCCTCAGCGACGACCGGGGCCGTCGGTTCCTGATTGATGCCGCCAAGATCGCCTATGTCGAAATCGGCGTAGCCGACGCCCGCCGGGTTGGGTTCGGAATCGGCGCAGACGCCGCGCGGCGTTAG